The Hirundo rustica isolate bHirRus1 chromosome Z, bHirRus1.pri.v3, whole genome shotgun sequence genome contains the following window.
ACACTACATTTTGCTACCAATTCATTCTTTTTTAGCAATATAGGTAATGGTTTAAAGACCCAGATCTAGAAAGACAACCTCCCACCTGTTTTGTGGTTAAGCCAGTTCAGACTAATTTttgatttacaggaaaataaaccatttCAACACACAGGGACCAAACCCACAGAGCATTCACCTCGTTGGCTAAAACCTGGGCATACTCGATATCCAGTTCATAGAGAGTTTCAATGTGGTCACTGGTAAATGCTATTGGGACCAGCAACATGTTCTTCTTTCCTCGCTGGCACAGTCCTTTAATGGTCTCATCTGTCTGGGGACCCAGCCAAGGCATCGGTCCAACCTGGAACAGAACAGCAGAGGTAAAGGAAAAGCACCATTAAATCATTCCTACAAAGAACACCCACATTTCCTAAGGCAGGGTGACAGAGCAGGTCGTGGAGGGGATAGAAACAGTCgtttttatttccctgcttttgGGCGTACTTCTCACTTTCTCCACTGAATGTTTAACAAAGACACACTTCCCACCGTTCCATCTCAAAGGAACAGAACCCGGGCTGGCCTGAACgagactgaaaaaaagaactggaaaCGTAAATAAGGGTGCATTTTGTTCAGTCCAGTAAGACCCTGCACAGGGTTTACCTGCACGGCCCCCCTGAGCACATACCTTGGACTGCCACACCAGCCTGTAAGGGTTGGAGTAGTTGAGCTTCTCCATGACCCTCTGGACAGTAGCTCCCACTTCCTGAGGGTACGGATCGCCGCGGTTCACCACCTGCACCAGACACAGCACACCTCTGTCAGCAGGGAACACCCCGGGAAGGACCAGACTGGCCTGGCACTCGTGCAGCTGCGGCCCCACCATTCCCCTGAGGGCACTCACAGACATGGGCAGCGAGTGGGCTGAGAAGAGGATGACCACCTCTTTCCTTTTGTCTGGTGGGAACAGGTTCAGCTCCTTCTGGATGTGATCAGCAAAGCACTGCTCggggaaacagaaacaaagagctGAGTCGGGAGCGCCGGGAGGCGTCCTGCTCTCAGTGACCCAGGCAGGCAGCTCCCACGTTAAGGGCTCCCACTGTAGTGGGTCCTTCCAGCCACCACCCAGCCTTTAAAACACTTTCACACATCATCTGGCCAAAGCACGGGCCATGAAATAACCCCTCTGTAATTCCAGACAGGGTAGACAAGACCCATTTCATCACACAACTGAAATGCACCCTCAGATTGAAGCCTCCCTGCTATCCTTCCTCAGTAtctgtttctctgctttaaaagaaaagacataAACCTCCAAGCCTTCAGATCCACACCTGAATGAGAAGGGGATGTGTGGGCCATCGGTCAATTATGCTCCACTTCATCTTTGGCTTCTCCCCCTTCTCGTTATAGTAACGATAAATGGCATTTAAACTGCTTCCTGAAACAGAGAATTAACAACACAAGTTCAGCCAGGCCACCAGCGAGCTGTCAGATTGACACAGCTTGGCAGCAGGCTATTATCATATTTTAAACTGCTGCCTAATTAAAATGCAACAGTAAATCAGAGCTGAGAGTCTCCAGTGGGAACAATTCCACCCCAGAGCACACAATGCACgggctgagcagagcttcaACGATCCATCCACATTCCCAGGCACTGCCCACGGCCCCTGTGCCCCACTCAGGGCTCACCTGTGGTGGAGCAGCTGTACTGGGGGTACTGGGTGAAGGCCACAGCCCTCTCGATGCcgtccctctccatctcctcGATGGCCTCCTCCGTCAGCGGATGCACGTACCGGAAGCCGATGTAGTACTTGTGAGGCGCTGCAGCGGGACACAAACGGCAGGAGAAGGTGAGGATTCACACTAACACAGCTTTACACGTAACACACACAAGAACaggcaggctggagctgcttgCTGATCATTTTCTGGCTACTTTCGTAAAGCACTCTCGTGTAAGCCCCTTCTTTGGCTGAGCAATTTGCTGGTACCTCGCCTGGCTGTGGTTAGAATTGAAAAGGGATTTACATTATGGTTTGCTTCTGCAGGAACATCACTTGCCTGCCTCTCCTGCACTTAGCAGAGGTGTGGTTCCCAGCCTGGACAGAGCCACGGTGTTTCACCGGGCAAGTCCTGAATTTAAGGATGTAACGGTAAAAAAGTGTGGCTTTAAATGAAATGAGATGAAATGAACACACCAATGCCCtcagagctccagctgccttccctgccccaATGACACCCAGACCCCAAGGACAGCACtgctggctggggcagcagagcagtgaatCAGGGACACGTGCTTTCCCATTCCGACTTTGGAGAGCTTTTACAAAAGGTTTCATGGCTTTAACACCTAATTTTGGCAGCAATATGATTCCCCCTGAGGACATCTCAGGTTCCTCCATTTTTTAGCTCTAATCTTTCGGGTGTCAGCTTTGGGAGCATGGCTTGGTTAGGGGACGGGAGGCAGGCTGGGGAggtttgctgttttgtttttttaagtggaGGACAGAGGTTCTTAGGAGAACAAAAGcaaagtttctttttcagagttTCCAGGTCAGTGGCTCTGAAATAACGTTTAGCAGGTTTCTGAAGGAAGCAGATGTCCCGTGCTTGGGCTCCGCTCCATTCATTTATGCGGGATTCAGAAAACAGGTTTAgtcagccccagctctctgcaggaggcaggagagctcccagctgggagcagcagcaaagaaagaCCCAACTTGAGGAGCCCTAGAGTCAGTAACCTCATTAACATCTCTGAATGGCACTGAAGACAAAAGTCTGACTAACCACAGTAGGGACTGTAGGAGTTTAACCCGGGAAAGGAAATCCTGGGAAGAACACGCCCAACCTGGAAGCAATGCCCTCACAGGGTCAGGGTTTGTTCAGCACCATGGGCAGCAAAAGAGAGAAGCTGCTGTCTGTATAGAGACTGTTTAAATAACAGTGACATCCTGTCCTTGGCTTGGCTTGGACAGAGTCAGCTCCCCTCCTGGTAGCTGGTGAGTGCTGTGTCGGGATTTAGACGTGGGATTTAGGATGAGATCAGTGTTGCTGACACACTGAGGTTTCACTTCCTGCCCAGACCAGACCAAGGCAAAAATGACCctaaaagtatttcttttttgccaCATTTCACATGGTAGCAGCACCTCCTGCCAGTCACCCATGAAGAGGGCTCAGCACTCCCAAAGAGCTACCTGTGAGCACACCACATCCTCAAACGCTGTCTGCAAGCACACCAAATCCCCAAATGCTGTCTGCAAGCACATCCAGCTGTTCTGAAGGAACACCGTGCTCTGCAGGGTCACTTGAGATGCtgaaggaaaggctggcagCGCTCAGCACATGCTATTGTTAAACTGCAGCTGCTtgtcaaataaaaaagaagtctCCAAAGGACTTATGAGGTGGGAGaggtgcccagagaagggtGTGACTGCACAGAGAGTGGTCACCAAACAAAAGCAGGTGGGAGTGGGACACTGGGAAAAGCAGATAAACCTTCCCAGCCTTATCTGCAGAACATGCTGCAAGCCTGGCCCTTCAAGGGTCCTGCCCCAAGAACACTCCTGCCTTGGATGACACAGCAGGCCTCAGGCTGTACCTGCAAGGACCACAGCTGGAACTAAGCCAGGCTGTCACATCTGTGGAGAAAGGACTGAACATCACCTGAAGGAAGGTACCAGTGACAAAACACATTCTGAATGGATGAAATAAACTTGGTTCTAGCCTTCCAAGAAGGTTGCTTTTAACCTTCCAGATCCTTTTAGCACTCCTTTTCCTCTAGCCCCTTTCTAAACGAGCCTGAGGCACGTGCCACAAAGAGCCCTGCGTGAAAGGACATTCACAGAAACATCTGCACCCATTTCCCATCACAGTCCTGCTaccaggcactggcacaggccaCCCCATACCAGTCAGCACTCCTTGCTGGGAGGGAGTCAGCTTCAGAGAGATCCTGTGACACACAGACAGGGGAGGGAGGCTCTATTCATGTTGGAAGTTTTCTCATCTTCACGAAGGACTGGCACAGAGAGCACCTCCTTCCACCCCAGCCAAACTGTCCAGCCTTatctgctgctgtgtccccgGGTGGGGCTCGCTGCTATCGCTCAGCCATGCCCTGCACTGCCTTGTCTTTTCTGCAAATGTTCTCCTTTCAGCCCTGAAGGGGCTGCTGAGAAGAGCACTCTGAACCCTTCCTCCCACACCCACCTTAGGTCACATGAAATGCATTCCCCTCTCTTCCCACCTAAGCCTCAGCCGCTTGTCTCAGTGCAGGCTTCCTCAGGCTCAAGCAGGGCTTACAGGGCAAGGCACGATGCCACACACCAAGGGAGAGCGTCtattttacatataaaataaCACACTAAGTGTGTTACGTCCAGGTGTCCTGGCTTTGGGACACCTGAAAACAACACACTCAGTCTATCACAGCCATCTTCCCGTGATCACAGGAGAAACAGAGGTGACTCCTCGAGCCCAGCCTTCGACAACAACCTCCCAACAAAAAGAACCCCTTCCGTGCTACCTTTGGCACGActtccagcagggctggaatccACCCCACCCTGAAAGCCAAGAACCAAAGCTGCTTGGCAAGCAAACGGTTCCCAGGCAGAGAGCAAAAGCCCGCAgcgggctgggcagagcagtaCCGGTGCGAGGAGACATGCTGTCCAGCAGCTTCACCATGCCCTCCCCCTGCACCGCCGTCCACTTCTTGATGGGGGAGCCCCCGCCGATCCTGCTGTACTGCTCCTGGATCTTGGGCGTGCGGCGCCTGGCGATGAGCGGAGCCAACTTACTGCAGCACGGGAGAGGGACGTGTTAACGGCACAGCCCAACCACCCCTTGCCAGAGCTCTGCCGCAACGGGCTTCCCCTGGCAATCCCCGTGCATTTCAGCGGAGCAGCACGGTTTGTTTGATGTTCCCTTCCACCACCCTTCCCACACTGCAATCTGCAGTTAAAAGTGAATGACCGTGGCACACCCACTTCCAGGGGGCTCTAGCACTGCCTCTTGCACTGACTGCTCCCAGGACGAAGTAGTCACAGGGGATGCTGCTCCCCACAGAAGGGAAATATCAGAGCCcacagctcaggcagcagcacccaACACCCCCAGTGCCACAGGAGATCCCAGCGCTCCTCACTTTTGAACTGGAAGCGTCATTAGATCTCTGTCCAGGAAGAGACGCAGCAGGAAATCGTGGACGTCATCCAGCCGCTCTGGGCCTCCCATGTTCAACATCAAGATTCCTGTTTTAGGTTTCCTATGGAAGCAAGAGATAGTTCAAACCCTAGAcccactgcttttatttttatcgTGACGACAAAACAACCAGTTTATCCTCCCGGATTTGCCTTTTGCGAAGGCAGCTCCTATTCCAAGGCTCCTCCTGCTTATGTAAACGCTTGTGCTAGGAACAGGAATAGCCAGGCACAAGTATCTACATgatctttgcttttttaaaaagtaaccaCTGTGTAACACCAACTTTAGCTGGAAACACACTAAGAaagctgcctggcagctgctggctctaAGGGAGGTTATAAAACAGGATTTCAGCTGTGGATTCCAACCAAGCCAAGCAACAGCTTCCGGGGAAAACAGATAAGCCACTCACACAAGTCTTTGTCTTCATTACTGTGGGGACACATCTCACCTCCTGCACCAGTGGCAGCAGCAAGAAGCCTTTCTACACATAAATTCATTGCAGGGCCAGTTGTGTTTGGGTTGGGTTTCTCCAGAATGCGTTTCCTATCCAGGTGCAGGTCTGGCACACCATTGTAAGGATGAGGTCCCATAGATAGTGCTATCAGCATTTACAGAACGGCTGCTGATCACAACTCTCACCCAAATTCCCCAGGGAATTGTTCCCCTGCCCAAGGGAGCCCGCAGACCAGGACCTCTCACTTTCCCAGAGATGGTTTAGGTTCAAAGGGGAGCTTTGCCCTCCTCTTGCTAAAGCCAAAATCTTGCAACAATGCATTGAGAGGAGCCCAGACCTGCCCCAATGTTTCGGGACCTCAGCTCCCActccccttctgctggagcgTGTACCAGAAGGCTGCTGAGTAAAACCCAGGAGGCAGGAACCAGAACTTCAAACAGTAATGATGACTACTGTCCCTCCATTGCTCCTCCACTGCCTCAGGCCTCACGTGGGCCCCGGGCTCAGCGAGCCCCGCAGGAACAAGGCTGTCCTTGTCCCGCAGAAGGGAGAGCACGAGGCCGGGGGAGTGCAGGCAGCAGATAAACAATCACCCACACACAAAGCAGACCAAGCCCCGTGGCTGCTCTGCTTCTATCAGGGAGAGGCAGCGGCCCAGAGCCCCCCACCTACCGCTCCTGGGGCTGGACCTGGGGCTTGGTGCTCTCCGTCACCGCGGCGGCCGTGGCCTGGCCTCTCCATCGCGCCGGCACCCGCAGCTGGCCGCAGCTCCTCAGCACTGCGGGGAGATAACAGCGCTGACAGCCTGCACCGCAGCTGCCGAGAGATAACAGCGCCCATAACCCCGTAACGCTGGGCCGAGGGCTCCTCGCCACCACGGCGCTGAGCCCTCCGCAGCCACGCACGCCCGCTGGCAGCGCCGTGAGCTCGGCGCTTTCTCAGTCGAGCTCCGGGTCCTGGAATCAAAGAAAGTCAGCAAATCACCAGCTACTGCCTCTCTTTATACTTACAGCTCTGCAGATAGCAGGCagcaaccaaaacccaaaccaaagccTCGCTAGTCTGTGAGGTCCAATCATAACTCCAAGCTAACTGGTGGCAACAGAGTAGAAACAAGGGGCTGACACTGAGGAGTAAGTGTCAGACTGTGTAATTCCTCGTGGGTCAGACACACCTGGGCTAGCACAGGATTTCCACACCATGTCTACAGTGTAGGTTAGACATCTGCTCCTGTCAGGAACACCGAGCAGCAACTCCAGAATCCACTTACCTGGAGACCTGGACAACCTTCTTTCTCACTAGCCAGCCAGATGATGGCTATCAATCTGGGCTTCAGCATCAGACAAACCCCAGCATTTTACAAGCCTGCACGCACccacctccctctccagctctcttggtgCCCCTTTAGCCACCGGAAAGGGCTCCaaggtctccctggatccttctcttctccaggctaaacaccccagctctcccaacctggctccagagcagaggggctccagccacCAGAAcatctctgtggcctcctctggactctctccagcaccCCCACGTCCTTATGTCAGGGGCCTTGCAGCTGAACACAATCAGATTGTccttaaggttccttccaacccattCCATACAATTCCATGCTGGTTACAGCCTGCCTTTTCAAAGGCACACTTCGTTCTCCTCGAGAGTTCATTGTCACTACGTGGTATTCTTGCAGTGCAAAAATAGTGTGAATTGctcacagcaaaataaaaaaggttaaATTCTGCATGCCCGTCTCTCCGGCAATTGTTCAGTGCGACATTTCCCCCGTCAGACCGCAGGAGCTCAGCAGTAATTGAGCCCCAATAGCACAGAGCTCCTCGGCAGCAGACCCACCCGCTGGGAAGAGCATCTTACAGCTCACAGTTCTCTAATAACCTCCTGAACAGATGCTGAACGGCCTCAAAACCTGCTGAAATCAACAGCAACGAAACGCATCCTGCAAATCCAGCCTCTTACCCGGGATTACCAGCGCATAGCTGTGGATGCCTGTGTCTGCACTGATACAAAAGGCTGCAAACTAAAGAACTTCAAGCACTGCTGATGCCTGAAAGGCTCTTTTCaaatacttgtatttttttacttccagTTCTTGGGTTATTATGTTCTGAGGTGCTGACATTATACACCAATGATAGAGAACAATAAAAAGGGAAGTTTAAACGGCTGTATTGATACTTCTGTTTTGTAAGAAGGCATTTGTTCTTGGCCCAGAGAATGGTAgagcactgcccaggctccctagggaatggtcacagccccaaggctgccagagctccaggagcacttggaaaatgctctcaggcacagcgTGGGATTGCTGGTGACccgtgcagggccaggagctgaatCAATGACCAGGAGTCCCTTCCAAGTCAGGGCATTCCTCAACTGTCTGACTTAACGTGAGGTTTATGCATGTTTCCACCTGCATCATGAAGGACACGGTGCAGAACGGGATGTGCAACGAGGATGATCCCAGTCTGATGGAACATAGGTAAAAGCGTTCTTTCATGTCTTTCACAAGTGGCACTATGGTACTAAACTCTAAAAAGAACACTGGGGTGGGTAAGCACAAGGTGCCTGCCGGCAGGGACACGAAGCGAGCGCTGCCCGGCCAGGGGCGAGCAGCGGGAGGACAGCGGTGACCCTGCCGGGGCTCACACCTCCAACCGCACCTGCAGCGAGCCGCGACACAGGCTGCGCTTCCACACAGGAGAGCGGCTCGTTTCGAACTCAGTTCCAAGGAGGGTCAAACACACAACCACACGGGAGATGGGGGCGAGGCTGAGGCTGACAGGAGCAGAGGCGCGCTCCCCTCGGCTGCCGAGCCCCCCGGCCATGGCAGCCCCCAGGCGAGGAGCCCCCGCGGGGCGGGCCGGGAGACCCCGCGGACCCCCTCAGGGCAGTGGCGGGAAAGAAACCGCCATTATCCTGCGCGGCTCCGGTGAGCACGGCCCCGGTGAGCACGGCCCCGGTGAACACGGCCCCGGTAAGCACGGCCCCGGCGCGGGTCAGCGTTATGAAAGGCGCCTTTCGGGTGTTGTGTAACGCCTTGGCGGCCGtgccgccgcgctcccgcccgCGCAGCGCCCACGGTGACCGGTCAGCCCTCaggccgcccgccgcccccggccccccgTTCCCGCCATCGCGGCGGCGCCCTCACACTCACGGTGACggccggcagcggcggcggcgacAGCCATCTTGGCAGCCCGCATTCCCTCAGACAGCCCCGACACCGCCCCTCGCGTTACACCGCCCCGGTAccgccccggcaccgccccgctACCCACACGGCTGAGGGGGCGGTCCGGGGAGAGCGGGCGGCGATCCTGAGGTGGATGTCCCGATAGTGGCGCTGCCCCGGCTCCCCTCCAGAGTCCCTGCGGACTCCCACGGAGTAAGGGCGATTAATCCCCGGTTTGAAGTGACGCTCCAAACTGCAAAACGTTTTAAAACGGTAAAAGCgtttaaaaagagattttaaatgtTATTGTAAAAAATGCTGGGGGGTTTTCTCAGCGGGCGCCTCGTGAGAGAGGAGGGTTCGGTTCTGCACCCTGTCAGACACTGGCgcaggagcacagagctcaCCTGGTAACCTCCATTCCCAGTAGAAATTCAGGCCCTGGAAAAGGTTGCCCAAGGAGgtggtgaagtcaccatccctggaggtgtttaaaaggCATCTGGATCCGGCACTAGgtgatgtggtttagtggtttAGGAATTCCAGAGGTAGTGCTATGTTGGTGGTTGGGCTTGATGATTCTACGATAATGATACTATAATttaaacacaaaggaaaaaacaccacAGCACTTATCCTGCACATGTGGGTGGTTTGCATTCCATGTCTCCAGCTGTAGTTTTGGACAGCTCATGGAAGGGCCAAGGCAGAGCTAGCTCTCGGTGCCAAAGGCTGGCAGCACCATGTTCTCCTCAAAAGTGCCTTACAAAGCAGGGCCAGGTAACCTTTAGCAtagataaatataaaatagtGCACACAGGGAGCAGTAATCTAATCAAAGCTAAAGGACAGTCACCCCAAAACTGCCATGACAAGGCTGAAGGTCCTGAAAccagtgctggcagcacagtTTACCAGTTCCTAATCCAATTACCAATCTGATTGTCTAGAGACCCTGTGAGGGAAAATGAAAGTGAAGATGAGGAGAGATCTAAGCTCTGATtgcacattttcttctcttctgcaggcttgtttttccttcctaataaaaataaatacaggctGTGTTccaaggagctgcagcattttTCCCAGATCCCACCCCAcatctctccagcagctgccgAGGGAACTGCACAGCAGTCACTGGTAAGTTCCACAGCATCTTTCATCTGGTCACCTTTTAAGCTCCTTATCTGATCTGCCTCTTCCATGAGCACTTCCTAAGCCCTCAGTCCTTCCTCTAGCAGCTCCCCTGATAAGGAGGCCCTTAACCTTTACAAAGCAGCTCAGCCCTGTCAGGTTTAAGGACTGAAAACTCATCCCAAACAAGGGATGCTTTTCTAGAAGCATCTTTTCCCAACACTTCTCCCTTCCCATTACTTCAGGCACTAAAAGTCAAGTATTTTACAGTCTTTACCTGGTGCCAGAAGTCCAGGCTGctccccccagcactgctgcctcagTAACCTTAGTCAGCACCACATTGATTCTCTCCAGGACATTTCACTAGGCAGCTGAGGTGGTCCCTCCAAATTAGAAAAATTCACGCTTTTAAGTGGGTTAATGgggattttgtttaaaaacaaacaaacaaacaaacaaacaaacagctcaTGCCAGTTCTTGGGATATGTTTACTGCACttgaaaattcccttttcctgggTTTTTGTCCACACTGTATCACACAAGCTGCAAGGACTCAGTAAAAGAAACAGGCCTTAATGTCAAGTACTGCCTTGCACACCAGCTTCTGTTGCCACAATTTATTGGTTGCTGATTTAGACCAGTTTATATaacatgcaaaatgaaaaaaaaaacaatcactTGTTACAAAAATACAGGTATCCACAGCTCAACAGTTCCAGGAGTGAATGGTAAATCCAGCTCAAGTCTCAGTGCAGGTGGCAAATCATGCACCTGCCTTTCTATTTCTCTCTGGTAAAGCAATTGCTTTATGGCAAAAACGATACAGATGACTCAAGACACGAAGTATTTCCTTATCCCTACTTGATAAATTGATTACAGCCAGGgaagctgctcagctgcagtaGCACAAGGGAACAGGGAGCTGCTCTATGAACACACCTCAGCGTGACACGGGAAagcactgctggggctgcaggctggagaTTCACTGTGTTTCCGTTACCGTTCCTCCGGGTCTCAGTCACGCGTTTCTGCTCGCAAACGGGGAGCACAAGGCGCCACAACCCCCCGTGGCCAGGAGCCACCAGACACGTACAGCTGGGTGTGCACGGACCCACGGCAGCGCTGCATCCACAGCTCTTGGGAAAGGGAGCAAAGCCTGCCTtgccagcagcctcagcactgctgagcaatAAATAACCTGAAAAACCCCCCAAGCCCCAACCCACGTCCCTCACAGCGGAACTCTGTGCGCTGTACTACACACCTCGCTACCGAATCAACTCGGAGAACCCCCATTAGAATCAGCAGGAACTAAAAACGTGCAGTGCTCAGGGTACTTATTCCCATTTTTATCCTTTGCTCCTGGCTCTCCATACCATTCTCACAGGGCACTCCTAGGGAATTTCAAGAGCTTGAACTCCTGATTTCCCCAACAAGAAACCCCGAgagaaaagagattaaaattaaagcaaatttaaaaacaaaatgatcAAATGCCCAACATACTTTAAGTCACCGAAGTTAAAAGcagaagtggttttttttttaaatgataacTTAATCTTTGTTCTGTGATGACTTAAGAGCACAAATGCACCTAAACAATTTTTCTAAGGCTTTTTCCAGTTAATTACtagcatttttgttttaaaaaagaggttttggtttttgtccTTTCCACATCCTAAATTGGTATTTGAACTAGCAACAGGTTGCAGGCAGTCTTGTTGTCAGACAGGCTGTAGTACAGCAGCATGTATCATTCTTTCCCGAGCATCAGCTGCTCAGTTTTCCAGGAGCTTTTCCTAAGGATGGCTAGGGTTTGCAGCGCTGGACAAAGCGTGGATAGAGACAGACATCTCGGATATGGTGCCTGTTCAGAATCCAGGTCAGGAACCGCTCCAATCCCAAACCGTATCCTCCATGAGGGCACGTACcatattttctctgtgaaattCAGGGAGGGGATATTACACATTTCCTCGTATTTCACAGCTGCAGTAATATCCCCAGAAACAAACCAACCGACCCCTCTAAGAGGGCAGCAGCCCCGGCTCTAGTCCAGCCAAGCAGCAGGCGGTGCCGTACTGACCTGATCCGTGTACCAGTAGTAGGGCGCGGGATCGATGCCCTCCCTCTTGTAGCCCTCGAGCAGCTCCTCGCTGTCCCAGGTGCGCATGGAACCGCCAACGATCTCGCCCACGTTGGGCATCAGCACGTCCACCTGCAACGCACCGCAGCACGCCCCGCTTACGGCACCACGCCGCAGCAGGGGAGCGCACGTGGCCCGGGCCAGCCACGGCGACAAAAGCTGGCAGAGATCCTCCAAGGAGCTTCCCGGAGCTCCAAGCTACCTCAGCAGGTAGAACAACTCACCGACTCGGTGAGGCGCGAGTCGTCGCTGCAGCGCTGCATGTAGAAAGACTTGATCTCTGCAGGGAAGCGGCACAGCAGGATGGGCTCGTTAATGGTGTCCGTCATCAGCCTCTCAGGAGCTTCAGGAATATCCTACCGTTAGAGAAGGCTTGATTAGTGTTCAGCACCAAAACGACTCCATTACACAACTCCCACATGAAGTGGACATGAAACAAAGAGTTTCAGACCAAGCATGTCCACGCTTTCATCCGAATACGTTCTTAAAACAAActtattttagaagaaaaaacccccacatgtctggggagggaaaaaaaaaaatctgttcaatTAAAATCTAAGTCTCCACAATATATGAGagaaaacaaaggggaaaaaaaatcctggccGTGCTGTCAAGTTCTCCTGGGTCCCTTCAAAAAATGCTCACATGCTGGAGAAGTGTGGCCAGGGAACTGATGACAGGTGACAACACAGGTTTTCATCACCACGTTGAAGGACATCAGGCCAAATCCCAACCCACAGCTGCATTCCTACATGACATTACTCCGCCTCCCAGCAGGACGTACCTCCCCAAACTCATAGTAAGTGCCATCTTCCTTCTTCACGTCGTGTTCCTTCAGCCACTCGATGGCATCAGCATAGTTCATGCGTCGGAAGGGACGTTTGGGGGGCTGGAAACCCTGTGGGTAAGAGCAAACACAGGTGGAGGAGCACCATTTTAAATGGGGTACTTTTCTAGCTGATCAGCATGTCCACGACCCATCCCAGCTCACACATCATCAAATTATTGCTTAAATGAACAAACCAAGCTCAGTACTACAAAGCTAGAACCAGGCACAACCACCTCAAGCCCAGTAAATCTTGTAGATCACCTGGGAGGAAAGATAAGGAAGTATTTCCAGAGCTTTAGGACTCCATATTCCAGGGGAGGAATGGAAACACCACTTGTTTCATCGCTCCCTCATGCTCCACCAGCAAGCACCAGCCGGTCGGTATCCCATCTCTGGGATGGAGGGTTTTATTCCACTGGCACAGCACACACTTCCATAAATCCTGGCACACTGTTGGCTCCTGGAACATGCTAGCAGGGAACATCTTTCCCCCACAGTTCTCTGCTTTGGTCATTACCAGCCTTGCAGATTTTTCATTGTTATTATGTTTAATATTCTTCTTCTTACAAATAGTAAGTAAGCTCACTGCCGTGCCCTGCATCTCCCAGAAGAATGTGCTGAACG
Protein-coding sequences here:
- the FECH gene encoding ferrochelatase, mitochondrial, producing the protein MRAAKMAVAAAAAGRHLLRSCGQLRVPARWRGQATAAAVTESTKPQVQPQERKPKTGILMLNMGGPERLDDVHDFLLRLFLDRDLMTLPVQNKLAPLIARRRTPKIQEQYSRIGGGSPIKKWTAVQGEGMVKLLDSMSPRTAPHKYYIGFRYVHPLTEEAIEEMERDGIERAVAFTQYPQYSCSTTGSSLNAIYRYYNEKGEKPKMKWSIIDRWPTHPLLIQCFADHIQKELNLFPPDKRKEVVILFSAHSLPMSVVNRGDPYPQEVGATVQRVMEKLNYSNPYRLVWQSKVGPMPWLGPQTDETIKGLCQRGKKNMLLVPIAFTSDHIETLYELDIEYAQVLANECGVENIRRAESLNGNPLFSKALADLVCSHLQSNEVCSRQLTLCCPLCVNPVCRESKAFFSSQPL